A single region of the Apodemus sylvaticus chromosome 7, mApoSyl1.1, whole genome shotgun sequence genome encodes:
- the Nprl2 gene encoding GATOR complex protein NPRL2 codes for MGSSCRIECIFFSEFHPTLGPKITYQVPEDFISRELFDTVQVYIITKPELQNKLITVTAMEKKLIGCPVCIEHKKYSRNALLFNLGFVCDAQAKTCALEPIVKKLAGYLTTLELESSFVSTEESKQKLVPIMTILLEELNASGRCTLPIDESNTIHLKVIEQRPDPPVAQEYDVPVFTKDKEDFFSSQWDLTTQQILPYIDGFRHVQKISAEADVELNLVRIAIQNLLYYGVVTLVSVLQYSNVYCPTPKVQDLVDDKSLQEACLSYVTKQGHKRASLRDVFQLYCSLSPGTTVRDLIGRHPQQLQHVDERKLIQFGLMKNLIRRLQKYPVRVSREERSHPARLYTGCHSYDEICCKTGMSYHELDERLENDPNIIICWK; via the exons ATGGGCAGCAGCTGCCGCATCGAATGCATATTCTTCAGCGAGTTCCACCCAACGCTGGGACCCAAAATTACCTATCAG GTCCCTGAGGATTTCATCTCCCGAGAGCTGTTTGACACCGTCCAAGTGTACATCATCACCAAGCCGGAGTTACAGAACAAGCTTATCACCGT CACAGCCATGGAGAAGAAGCTGATTGGCTGCCCCGTGTGCATTGAACACAAGAAGTACAGCCGCAACGCTCTCCTCTTCAACCTGGGCTTCGTGTGTGACGCGCAGGCTAAGACTTGCGCCCTCGAACCCATCGTTAAAAAGCTGGCCGGCTACTTGACCACACTGGAG CTTGAAAGCAGCTTTGTATCCACCGAGGAGAGCAAACAGAAGCTAGTGCCCATCATGACTATCTTACTGGAAGAATTGAATGCCTCTGGCCGGTGCACTCTGCCCATCG ATGAATCCAACACCATCCACTTGAAGGTGATTGAGCAGCGGCCTGACCCTCCTGTCGCACAGGAGTATGATGTGCCCGTCTTTACAAAGGACAAAGAGGATTTCTTCAGCTCGCAGTGGGACCTTACCACACAGCAG ATCCTGccttacattgatgggtttcgcCATGTCCAGAAGATCTCTGCCGAGGCAGATGTGGAGCTCAACCTGGTGCGCATTGCCATCCAGAACCTGCT GTACTACGGCGTTGTGACACTGGTGTCCGTCCTCCAG tactccaatgtgtattgCCCAACGCCAAAAGTTCAGGATCTGGTAGATGACAAGTCGCTGCAGGAAGCATGTCTGTCCTATGTCACCAAACAAG GGCACAAAAGGGCCAGTCTCCGAGATGTATTCCAGCTCTACTGCAGCCTGAGCCCTGGCACCACTGTGCGGGACCTCATCGGCCGCCACCCCCAGCAGTTACAGCACGTTGATGAAAG GAAGCTGATCCAGTTTGGGCTCATGAAGAACCTCATCCGGAGACTACAGAAATATCCAGTCCGAGTGTCTCGGGAGGAGCGGAGCCACCCTGCCCGGCTTTACACCGGCTGTCACAGCTATGATGAGATCTGCTGCAAGacag GCATGAGCTACCATGAGCTGGACGAGCGACTAGAAAATGACCCCAACATTATCATCTGCTGGAAGTGA
- the Zmynd10 gene encoding zinc finger MYND domain-containing protein 10, with translation MGDLELLLPGEAEVLVRGLCSFQLREMGSEGWNKQHENLEKLNMQAILDATSSQAEPIQELLVTHGKIPTLVEELIAVEMWKQKVFPVLCRLEDFKPQNTFPIYMVVHHEASVINLLETVFFHKEVCESADDKLLDLVDYCHRKLILLVARKGGGDLSEEERFQDSTPMQELQKQAEMMEFEISLKALSVLRYITDCVDSLALSTLNRMLTTHNLPCLLVELLEHSPWSRWEGGKLQHFESGRWQTVAPSEQQKLNKLDGQVWIALYNLLLSPEARARYCLTSFAKGQLLKLQAFLTDTLLDQLPNLADLKGFLAHLALVETQPPKKDLVLEQIPEIWDRLERENKGKWQAIAKHQLQHVFSLSEKDLRQQAQRWAETYRLDVLEAVAPERPRCAYCNAEASKRCSRCQSVWYCCRECQVKHWEKHGKTCVLAAQGDRAK, from the exons ATGGGTGAcctggagctgctgctgcccGGGGAGGCTGAGGTGCTGGTGCGGGGCCTGTGCAGTTTCCAGCTTCGGGAGATGGGATCTGAAGG GTGGAACAAACAGCACGAGAACCTGGAGAAGCTGAACATGCAGGCCATCCTTGATGCAACGTCCAGCCAGGCCGAGCCCATCCAGGAACTGCTGGTCACCCATGGGAAG ATCCCAACGCTGGTGGAGGAGCTGATTGCAGTGGAGATGTGGAAACAGAAGGTTTTCCCCGTGCTGTGCAGGCTGGAGGACTTCAAGCCCCAGAATACCTTCCCCATATACATGGTG GTACACCACGAGGCCTCCGTCATCAATCTCCTAGAGACGGTTTTCTTCCACAAG GAGGTGTGTGAGTCAGCTGATGACAAGCTCTTGGACCTAGTAGACTATTGCCACCGCAAGCTGATACTGCTGGTGGCCCGGAAAGGCGGTGGTGACCTGTCTGAAGAAGAAAGGTTCCAGGACAGTACCCCTATGCAA GAgctgcagaagcaggcagagatgATGGAATTCGAGATCTCCCTGAAAGCCCTCTCTGTGCTTCGTTACATCACAGACTGCGTGGATAG CCTTGCCCTGAGCACACTGAACCGAATGCTTACTACTCACAACTTGCCCTGCCTCTTGGTGGAGCTGCTGGAGCACAGTCCCTGGAGCCGATGGGAAGGAG gcAAGCTGCAGCATTTTGAGAGTGGCCGATGGCAGACAGTGGCCCCCTCAGAGCAGCAAAAGCTGAACAAGCTGGATGGGCAAGTATGGATCGCCCTGTACAATCTACTGCTCAGCCCCGAGGCCCGAGCCCGCTACTGCCTCACAAGCTTTGCCAAGGGACAGCTGCTTAAG CTTCAGGCCTTCCTCACTGACACACTGCTTGACCAGCTGCCCAACCTTGCCGATCTGAAGGGTTTCCTGGCCCACCTGGCCCTGGTTGAAACCCAGCCCCCTAAGAAGGACCTAGTGTTAGAACAG ATCCCGGAAATCTGGGACCGGCTGGAGCGAGAGAACAAGGGCAAATGGCAGGCTATTGCCAAGCACCAGCTTCAGCACGTGTTCAGCCTCTCGGAGAAGGATCTTCGTCAGCAGGCACAGAG GTGGGCTGAAACCTACAGGCTGGATGTCCTGGAGGCCGTAGCTCCGGAGAGGCCCCGCTGCGCCTACTGTAACGCAGAGGCCTCCAAGCGCTGCTCCAGATGCCAGAGTGTGTGGTATTGTTGCAG GGAGTGTCAAGTCAAGCACTGGGAGAAGCACGGAAAGACGTGTGTTCTAGCAGCCCAAGGTGACAGAGCCAAGTGA
- the Tmem115 gene encoding transmembrane protein 115 yields the protein MQRALPGARQHLGAILASASVVVKALCALVLFLYLLSFAVDTGCLAVTPGYLFPPNFWIWTLATHGLMEQHVWDVAISLATVIVAGRLLEPLWGALELLIFFSVVNVSVGLLGAFAYLLTYMASFNLVYLFTIRIHGALGFLGGVLVALKQTMGDCVVLRVPQVRVSVVPMLLLALLLLLRLATLLQSPALASYGFGLLSSWVYLRFYQRHSRGRGDMADHFAFATFFPEILQPVVGLLANLVHGLLVKVKICQKTVKRYDVGAPSSITISLPGTDPQDAERRRQLALKALNERLKRVEDQSAWPSMDDDEEEAAAKTDSPPPLAEAATAPGTGAIPESRLITLEAAPLL from the exons ATGCAACGCGCCCTACCCGGTGCCCGCCAGCATCTGGGGGCCATCCTGGCCAGCGCCAGCGTGGTGGTGAAGGCACTGTGCGCCCTGGTACTATTTCTCTATCTGCTTTCCTTCGCTGTGGACACGGGCTGCCTGGCCGTCACCCCAGGCTACCTTTTTCCACCCAACTTCTGGATCTGGACCCTGGCCACCCATGGGCTCATGGAACAGCACGTGTGGGACGTGGCCATTAGCCTGGCCACAGTGATTGTGGCCGGGCGATTACTGGAGCCCCTCTGGGGAGCCTTGGAGCTGCTCATCTTCTTCTCCGTGGTGAATGTGTCAGTGGGGCTTCTGGGGGCCTTCGCCTACCTCCTCACCTACATGGCTTCCTTCAACTTGGTCTACCTGTTCACAATTCGTATCCACGGCGCCCTGGGCTTCCTAGGTGGTGTCCTGGTAGCCCTCAAGCAAACTATGGGAGACTGTGTGGTTCTTCGAGTGCCCCAGGTCCGCGTCAGCGTAGTTCCCATGCTATTGCTGGCGTTGCTGCTACTGCTCCGGTTGGCCACGCTGCTCCAGAGCCCAGCACTGGCTTCCTACGGCTTTGGGCTGCTATCAAGTTGGGTGTATCTTCGCTTCTATCAGCGCCACAGCCGGGGCCGAGGGGACATGGCAGATCATTTTGCTTTTGCCACCTTCTTCCCTGAGATCCTGCAACCGGTGGTGGGGCTGCTAGCGAACTTGGTGCATGGCCTCCTGGTGAAAGTAAAGATATGCCAGAAGACAGTAAAGCGCTATGATGTGGGAGCACCGTCGTCCATCACTATCAGCCTCCCAGGCACAGACCCTCAGGATGCGGAGCGCAGAAG GCAACTGGCCCTAAAGGCTCTCAATGAGAGGCTGAAGAGAGTGGAGGACCAGTCAGCCTGGCCCAGCatggatgatgatgaggaggaagcTGCGGCAAAAACGGACAGTCCTCCGCCCTTAGCCGAGGCCGCCACTGCCCCAGGGACGGGGGCGATCCCCGAGTCCAGGCTCATCACCTTGGAGGCAGCTCCCCTCCTCTAG
- the LOC127688577 gene encoding transmembrane reductase CYB561D2 encodes MALSVETESHIYRALRTASGAAAHLVALGFTIFVAVLARPGSSLFSWHPVLMSLAFSFLMTEALLMFSPESSLLRSLSRKVRARCHWVLQLLALLCALLGLGLVILHKEQLGKAHLTTRHGQAGLLAVLWAGLQCSGGVGLLYPKLLPRWPLAKLKLYHATSGLVGYLLGSASLLLGMCSLWFTATVTGGAWYLAALCPILTSLVIMNQVSNAYLYRKRMQP; translated from the exons ATGGCCCTTTCTGTGGAGACCGAGTCGCACATCTACCGAGCTCTGCGCACTGCCTCTGGGGCTGCAGCCCACCTTGTGGCGTTAGGCTTTACCATCTTTGTGGCTGTGCTTGCCAGACCTGGCTCCA GTCTGTTCTCGTGGCACCCCGTTCTTATGTCTCTGGCT TTCTCCTTCCTGATGACTGAGGCACTCCTGATGTTCTCTCCTGAGAGTTCACTGCTGCGCTCCCTCTCCCGGAAGGTTCGAGCACGCTGCCACTGGGTGCTCCAGCTGCTGGCCCTGCTCTGTGCCCTGCTGGGTCTAGGTCTTGTCATCCTGCACAAAGAGCAGCTTGGCAAAGCACACCTGACCACTCGCCACGGGCAGGCTGGGCTGTTGGCTGTGCTGTGGGCAGGTCTGCAGTGTTCAGGGGGTGTGGGGCTGCTCTATCCCAAGTTGCTGCCCCGATGGCCCCTGGCGAAGCTGAAACTCTACCACGCCACTTCCGGGTTGGTGGGTTACCTGTTGGGCAGTGCCAGCCTCCTGCTGGGCATGTGCTCACTCTGGTTCACTGCCACTGTCACCGGTGGCGCCTGGTACCTGGCTGCGCTGTGCCCCATCCTCACCAGTTTGGTAATCATGAACCAAGTGAGCAACGCCTACTTGTACCGCAAGAGGATGCAGCCGTGA